In Bacilli bacterium, the following are encoded in one genomic region:
- the pfkA gene encoding 6-phosphofructokinase, giving the protein MVKSIAVLTSGGDSQGMNAAVRAVVRSGLYHGLKVFGVQRGFQGLLNDDIKEMDLRSVGDIIQRGGTILQTARCKEFLTPEGQQLGAANLRKRGIDGLVVIGGDGSYQGAYKLTLQGIKTMGLPGTIDNDIAFTDFTIGFDTAVSIVVDAINKLRDTMTSHERSSVVEVMGRHCGDIALYAGLASGAETILVPEVPYDTQEIADRMQENFRHGKRHSIIVVAEGVGKGDMIAEEISKLIDIEPRVTVLGHIQRGGTPTHNDRILASRLGDFAVRQLLAGESGKALGVVNGSLVATDIETVVKTKKPFNMELYELSKRLSQ; this is encoded by the coding sequence ATGGTTAAGTCTATCGCAGTGCTGACAAGCGGCGGCGACTCGCAAGGGATGAATGCCGCGGTAAGAGCGGTTGTGCGCAGCGGCCTGTATCACGGCCTCAAAGTATTCGGCGTGCAGCGCGGCTTTCAGGGCTTGCTGAACGACGACATCAAGGAGATGGACTTGCGCAGTGTAGGCGACATCATCCAACGGGGCGGCACCATTTTGCAGACGGCCCGCTGCAAGGAATTTTTAACGCCGGAAGGGCAGCAACTTGGCGCCGCAAATTTGCGCAAGCGGGGGATTGACGGGCTTGTGGTGATCGGTGGCGACGGTTCTTACCAGGGGGCCTACAAATTAACGCTGCAAGGCATTAAAACGATGGGGCTGCCGGGTACGATCGACAATGACATTGCCTTCACCGATTTCACCATCGGATTTGACACAGCGGTAAGCATCGTGGTGGACGCGATCAATAAGCTGCGCGACACCATGACGTCGCATGAACGCTCCTCGGTGGTGGAGGTCATGGGCAGGCATTGCGGCGACATCGCATTGTACGCGGGGCTGGCGAGCGGCGCCGAAACGATCCTGGTGCCGGAGGTGCCTTACGACACGCAGGAAATCGCCGACCGAATGCAGGAGAATTTTCGGCACGGCAAACGCCACAGTATTATTGTGGTCGCCGAAGGCGTCGGAAAAGGCGATATGATCGCCGAAGAAATAAGCAAACTGATCGATATCGAACCGCGCGTGACCGTATTGGGGCATATCCAGCGGGGAGGGACGCCCACTCATAATGACCGCATTTTGGCCAGCCGCCTGGGCGATTTCGCGGTAAGGCAATTGCTTGCCGGCGAGTCGGGCAAAGCGTTGGGAGTCGTAAACGGATCATTGGTGGCAACCGATATCGAAACGGTCGTCAAAACAAAGAAACCGTTCAATATGGAATTATACGAGTTATCCAAAAGACTTAGCCAATAA
- a CDS encoding heavy-metal-associated domain-containing protein produces MQTATIRLETLSCPSCVAKIESALRQTKGIAEAKVLFHACKVKATFDENATNTERIANVLARLGYRTLGGYNNGPQK; encoded by the coding sequence ATGCAGACCGCCACCATTCGGTTGGAGACCCTTTCCTGTCCGAGCTGCGTCGCCAAAATCGAATCCGCGTTAAGGCAAACGAAGGGCATCGCCGAAGCAAAAGTGCTGTTTCATGCCTGCAAAGTAAAAGCCACATTCGACGAAAACGCAACGAATACAGAGCGCATTGCAAATGTGCTTGCCCGACTGGGATACCGTACCTTGGGTGGGTATAATAATGGACCGCAAAAATAA
- a CDS encoding lipopolysaccharide assembly protein LapA domain-containing protein: protein MKLQWTFILALIFALVVALFAVFNVESVPVNYIFGEANLPLIIVILGAALIGGLFVGSVGIIWQIRLKRKIRQLEKDLHDAERVAEKPEPSAEIVIPPPPGTMSDSYSQQ from the coding sequence ATGAAGCTGCAATGGACGTTTATTTTGGCCCTCATTTTCGCGCTCGTCGTCGCTTTGTTCGCCGTCTTTAACGTGGAATCCGTCCCGGTCAATTACATTTTTGGCGAAGCAAATCTGCCGCTCATCATCGTGATTCTTGGGGCTGCGCTGATCGGAGGGCTGTTTGTCGGATCTGTGGGCATCATCTGGCAAATACGGTTAAAGCGGAAAATTCGCCAACTGGAAAAAGACCTGCATGACGCCGAGCGTGTTGCCGAAAAACCGGAACCGAGCGCGGAAATCGTGATCCCGCCTCCGCCGGGAACCATGAGCGACTCATACTCGCAACAGTAA
- a CDS encoding multi antimicrobial extrusion protein MatE has protein sequence MRDSLAQSKQKPPLLRIFAFFLPLGASATLVTASHVIINSTLARSEHPETIISSYAIALSLFSILDRSTGLLRQSCSALVRDRVSFQAMSHIANLLILSTILFSLLVSYTPLGVGIFRYLFGEQESLLQPTIHVFRILMFVSVFSGLRCLYHGIIITNFHTKWLTIGMVFRLGVMYAISLGFILKWGVHDGRVGAVIFMAGMMVEATVAVWEGKTLLRKMPRKLPGHNVEKPKQVFAFFRPMLYSSFIAVVIGPSINAMLGKTADVPLSIASYAVALNVTQLMTSFFTYIHQIALNFYKREAHAVKTFMLIVCLIPTALNFMLVHTPAGPWFLHHIMGLQHELLTATLEAIGVFMLMTLVVPWLDFANGLVMLRGQTKIMVWSQSANAALTVLVLLLCVWLAPGLNGNIGALAQSLGMLAELSFVTYALRRGRANALIWQMKQDHNRAMPK, from the coding sequence ATGCGGGACAGTCTGGCACAATCTAAACAAAAGCCGCCATTGCTGCGAATATTCGCCTTCTTTTTGCCGCTGGGCGCTTCGGCCACGCTTGTTACGGCCTCCCATGTCATCATCAACAGCACGCTAGCCCGTTCGGAACATCCGGAGACGATTATTTCCAGCTACGCCATCGCGTTAAGTCTGTTTAGCATTCTGGACCGCTCCACGGGACTTTTGCGACAATCGTGTTCCGCTTTGGTCCGCGACCGCGTCTCGTTTCAAGCGATGTCGCACATCGCGAATCTGCTGATCTTATCCACGATTCTGTTTAGTTTGCTGGTTTCTTACACGCCATTGGGTGTCGGCATTTTCCGCTATCTTTTCGGCGAACAGGAATCGCTTTTGCAGCCCACGATCCATGTTTTCCGCATCCTCATGTTTGTCAGCGTTTTTTCCGGCCTGCGGTGTTTGTATCATGGAATCATTATAACAAATTTCCATACAAAATGGCTGACGATCGGGATGGTCTTCAGGCTCGGCGTCATGTACGCCATTTCGTTGGGATTTATTTTGAAATGGGGCGTGCATGACGGCAGAGTGGGCGCCGTCATCTTCATGGCGGGCATGATGGTGGAGGCAACCGTCGCCGTTTGGGAAGGTAAAACGCTTTTGCGGAAAATGCCGCGAAAGCTTCCCGGACACAATGTGGAAAAGCCTAAACAGGTGTTTGCCTTTTTTCGGCCCATGTTGTATTCGTCTTTCATTGCGGTAGTCATCGGACCGTCCATCAACGCCATGCTTGGCAAAACGGCCGATGTTCCGCTCTCCATCGCCTCGTATGCCGTTGCCCTGAACGTTACGCAGCTTATGACAAGCTTTTTCACCTATATCCATCAAATCGCGCTGAATTTCTACAAGCGGGAAGCGCATGCGGTCAAAACGTTTATGCTGATCGTCTGTCTCATTCCGACGGCGCTTAATTTCATGCTCGTCCATACGCCTGCGGGACCATGGTTTTTGCACCATATCATGGGGCTGCAACACGAACTGTTAACGGCCACGCTTGAGGCAATCGGCGTTTTTATGCTTATGACGCTGGTCGTCCCGTGGCTCGATTTCGCGAACGGCCTTGTCATGCTAAGGGGCCAAACAAAAATCATGGTCTGGTCGCAAAGCGCCAATGCGGCCCTGACCGTCCTCGTCTTGCTTTTGTGCGTATGGCTTGCGCCCGGCTTAAACGGCAATATCGGCGCTTTGGCGCAATCGTTGGGGATGCTCGCGGAGCTTTCTTTCGTCACATATGCATTACGCCGCGGCCGGGCAAACGCACTTATTTGGCAAATGAAGCAGGATCACAACCGGGCCATGCCGAAATAG
- a CDS encoding cation-translocating P-type ATPase: MDRKNNRAALTGVSAILIGAGWISRWTAADPAVFAILMIAGSVLSGVPIIKRALAALRYRTFSIELLVSIAVIGSVLLGEYWEAAAVAFLFMFGAFLEARTLEKTRSSLRTLMNLAPLTASVLRDGEEFRIAPEEVMKGDIVLVRPGEKIPVDGKVISGASSVNQAAITGESIPVTKKAADPVFSGTVVESGYLHVQAERVGEDTTFSRIIALVEEAQDAKAPTQAYIERFAKYYTPAIFALAAIVYLLTFNAELALTLLVIACPGALVIAAPVAVVAGIGKAASLGLLIKGGHVLERAARINAVAFDKTGTLTTGKPVVAAIHPLRTTRGKLLELAARAEAASEHHLAKAIAQAAKQEGIAVSAGQARFAHFPGKGIKAEWDGQTILVGNRTLLHEHGVQPAADAAALYLGEEEAGSTAIYIAADADVLGVIAVADAIRADACPTIRSLREIGMRRVIMLTGDNANTAANAANALGIGEIRARLLPEDKVAAIRDMRQQKLQVAMVGDGVNDAPALTAADLGIAIGGTGTDAALEIADVVIASGKISQLPLVFKLSAFATGIMKQNIGFAVAVVLGLLIGVLSGAIVLASGMLIHEASVLLVIINALRILRYKADGQIRKPYQNEWREEWL; this comes from the coding sequence ATGGACCGCAAAAATAATCGGGCGGCGCTCACGGGAGTTTCCGCCATACTGATCGGCGCCGGCTGGATCTCACGGTGGACGGCGGCCGATCCGGCGGTGTTCGCCATCCTGATGATCGCGGGCAGCGTTTTGTCCGGAGTGCCCATCATTAAACGGGCGTTGGCGGCGCTCCGTTACCGCACGTTCAGCATCGAGCTGCTCGTTTCGATCGCGGTAATCGGCTCCGTTTTGCTCGGGGAATATTGGGAAGCCGCCGCCGTCGCCTTTTTATTCATGTTTGGCGCCTTTCTGGAAGCCAGGACGCTGGAAAAAACCCGCTCATCGCTAAGAACGCTGATGAATTTGGCGCCGCTAACCGCTTCCGTTCTGCGGGACGGCGAAGAATTTCGCATTGCCCCCGAAGAAGTGATGAAGGGCGACATTGTGCTGGTGCGGCCGGGAGAAAAAATACCCGTAGATGGCAAGGTCATATCCGGCGCATCGTCCGTCAACCAGGCGGCGATTACCGGCGAATCGATTCCCGTAACCAAGAAGGCGGCCGACCCGGTATTCAGCGGCACCGTGGTTGAAAGCGGGTATTTGCATGTGCAAGCCGAGCGAGTCGGCGAAGATACGACATTTTCCCGGATTATCGCGCTGGTTGAAGAAGCGCAAGACGCCAAAGCGCCAACACAGGCATATATCGAACGTTTCGCCAAGTATTACACGCCGGCGATCTTTGCGCTTGCGGCTATTGTTTACCTGCTCACGTTCAATGCCGAATTGGCGCTTACGCTTTTGGTTATCGCTTGCCCCGGCGCGCTGGTCATAGCCGCCCCCGTCGCCGTCGTGGCGGGGATCGGGAAAGCCGCCAGCCTCGGTTTGTTGATCAAGGGCGGCCACGTGCTGGAACGCGCTGCGCGCATTAACGCCGTCGCATTCGATAAAACCGGAACGTTGACGACCGGTAAACCCGTTGTAGCGGCCATTCATCCGCTACGGACAACCCGCGGCAAACTGCTTGAACTTGCCGCGCGGGCGGAGGCGGCGTCCGAACACCACCTCGCCAAAGCGATTGCGCAAGCGGCCAAACAAGAAGGAATTGCCGTTTCGGCCGGCCAGGCGCGGTTTGCGCATTTCCCGGGCAAAGGGATCAAAGCCGAATGGGACGGCCAGACGATCCTGGTCGGCAACCGGACGCTTTTGCATGAACATGGCGTGCAGCCAGCGGCAGATGCGGCGGCGCTGTATCTGGGCGAAGAAGAAGCCGGGAGCACGGCCATCTATATCGCGGCCGATGCGGATGTGTTGGGCGTAATCGCCGTTGCCGACGCGATCCGCGCGGATGCGTGCCCAACCATTCGGAGCCTGCGGGAAATCGGGATGCGCCGGGTAATCATGCTTACCGGAGACAATGCGAACACCGCGGCAAACGCGGCGAACGCTTTGGGTATTGGCGAAATCCGGGCGCGCTTGCTGCCGGAGGACAAAGTTGCCGCGATCCGCGACATGCGGCAACAAAAACTGCAAGTCGCCATGGTCGGCGACGGCGTGAACGACGCGCCTGCCTTGACGGCGGCGGATTTGGGCATAGCCATCGGCGGCACCGGCACGGATGCGGCCCTGGAGATCGCCGACGTCGTCATAGCCTCGGGGAAAATAAGCCAATTGCCGTTAGTGTTCAAGCTAAGCGCTTTTGCGACCGGAATCATGAAACAAAATATCGGATTCGCCGTTGCCGTCGTGCTGGGGCTTCTCATCGGCGTGCTGTCCGGCGCAATCGTGCTCGCCTCCGGGATGCTCATCCATGAAGCAAGCGTGTTGCTTGTGATCATAAACGCGCTGCGAATTTTGCGCTATAAAGCTGACGGACAAATCAGGAAACCATATCAAAATGAATGGCGGGAGGAATGGTTATGA
- a CDS encoding tetraprenyl-beta-curcumene synthase family protein, with amino-acid sequence MFRFYRSVLPEVRSQLAEWRELAMRIPTEELRKQAIASLSGKQFHCEGGAVYAAFNLAYKHVLIPLIVAFQTISDYLDNLCDRSTSLSAKDFRQMHQAMLDAVDPAAPLHDYYAYHPEQDDGGYLDNLVKTCQSCICMLPSYDRSKKRIVELVSLYCDLQVFKHISLDKREKALKTWWKKHKRKYRELRWNEFAAATGSTLGVFMLFAASADKFMPREMPDQVYKAYFPYVCGLHILLDYLIDQDEDRRGGDLNFCAYYAGSEEKAARISWVAKQARKSVKLLQHVRFHRMVIEGLLALYLSDPKVRGQSDVKRVSRKLMWGSPLTRVFFWFYSIWIRRRRS; translated from the coding sequence ATGTTCAGATTTTACCGCAGCGTACTTCCGGAAGTGCGCAGCCAATTGGCGGAATGGCGGGAATTGGCCATGCGGATTCCGACGGAGGAATTGCGCAAGCAGGCCATCGCGAGTTTGTCCGGAAAGCAATTTCACTGTGAAGGCGGAGCGGTCTACGCGGCCTTCAATTTAGCCTATAAGCACGTGCTGATCCCGTTGATCGTCGCTTTTCAGACGATAAGCGATTACCTGGATAATTTATGCGACCGCAGCACCTCGCTAAGCGCCAAAGATTTTCGCCAAATGCACCAGGCAATGCTGGATGCCGTCGACCCGGCGGCGCCGCTGCACGACTATTACGCCTACCATCCCGAGCAAGACGACGGCGGGTATTTGGATAATCTGGTGAAAACGTGCCAGTCCTGCATTTGCATGCTTCCTTCCTATGACCGGTCAAAAAAACGCATCGTTGAATTGGTTTCGCTTTACTGCGACTTGCAAGTGTTTAAACATATCAGCCTGGATAAACGGGAAAAGGCGCTAAAAACCTGGTGGAAAAAGCATAAGCGAAAATATCGGGAATTGCGTTGGAACGAATTCGCCGCCGCAACCGGGTCCACGCTGGGAGTTTTTATGCTTTTTGCCGCGTCCGCGGACAAATTTATGCCGCGGGAGATGCCCGATCAAGTGTACAAAGCCTATTTTCCCTATGTTTGCGGATTGCATATTTTGCTTGATTATTTGATCGATCAGGACGAAGACAGGCGCGGCGGAGATTTGAATTTTTGCGCGTACTACGCAGGCAGCGAAGAAAAAGCGGCGAGAATTTCCTGGGTGGCCAAGCAAGCGCGGAAAAGTGTAAAGCTTTTGCAGCATGTCCGCTTTCACCGAATGGTCATCGAAGGTCTTTTGGCGCTGTATTTGTCCGACCCGAAAGTACGCGGCCAGTCGGATGTAAAACGGGTATCCCGCAAATTGATGTGGGGCAGCCCGTTAACGCGCGTGTTTTTTTGGTTTTACAGTATATGGATTCGACGGAGGAGGAGTTAG
- the pepF gene encoding oligoendopeptidase F — translation MNQLPKRAEVPAQDKWKLEDLFADQQAWDQEYNQVLEKTREMKKFQGKLQDEKTIRDCFALEDEISLSTERLYVYANMKHHEDMADPKYQALADKAQKLSVKVSEATSFITPEVLRLSTEQLQALIDNDELRDYRQTLKEMLRQKPHVLSESEEAILAQVGNMSQAPSNIFGMLNNADMKFPHIKNEDGEEVELTHGRYIQFLESGNRAIRKEAFHAMYSTYDRQKNTIAATLAANVTKNLFYANVRHYPSALEMALYGDNIPREVYTNLIDTIHAHLPLLHRYMKLRKRLLHVDELHMFDLFAPLVTEYKPKITFDEAKKTVLEGLKPLGQEYLQILQEGFNNGWIDVYENQGKRSGAYSWGAYGTHPYVLLNHKDNLNSMFTLAHEMGHAIHSYYSDHNQTYRNAQYTIFLAEVASTTNESLLMHYLLGKSTDVKEKMYLLTYYLDQFRTTVFRQTMFAEFEKIIHEKAEAGETLTPQLLSDIYYDLNVKYHGKEMVVDKDIAMEWARIPHFYNSFYVYKYATGFSAATSFANQILEDGKPAVDRYIGFLKSGGSDYSIHILKRAGVDMSSPEPIRQAMQVFAKLLDQLEQLAKS, via the coding sequence ATGAATCAATTGCCAAAACGCGCGGAAGTGCCCGCACAGGACAAATGGAAACTGGAAGACCTGTTTGCCGACCAGCAGGCCTGGGATCAGGAATACAACCAGGTACTGGAAAAAACGCGCGAAATGAAAAAATTCCAGGGCAAACTGCAGGATGAAAAAACGATCAGGGACTGCTTTGCGCTGGAGGACGAGATTTCATTATCGACAGAGCGCTTGTACGTATACGCCAATATGAAGCATCACGAGGATATGGCCGACCCCAAATACCAGGCGCTGGCGGATAAAGCGCAGAAACTGAGCGTCAAGGTAAGCGAAGCGACTTCGTTTATCACGCCGGAAGTGTTGCGCCTGTCGACCGAACAATTGCAGGCGCTCATTGATAACGACGAGCTGCGCGACTACCGGCAAACCTTGAAAGAGATGCTGCGGCAAAAGCCGCATGTATTGTCCGAAAGCGAAGAAGCCATCCTGGCGCAAGTGGGCAACATGTCGCAGGCTCCCAGCAACATTTTCGGGATGCTGAACAATGCCGACATGAAGTTCCCGCATATAAAAAATGAGGACGGCGAAGAAGTGGAATTGACGCACGGGCGGTATATCCAGTTTTTGGAGAGCGGCAACCGCGCAATCCGCAAGGAAGCTTTCCATGCGATGTATTCGACCTACGACAGGCAAAAAAATACAATCGCCGCCACCCTGGCAGCGAACGTCACAAAAAATTTGTTTTACGCGAACGTCCGGCATTACCCGTCGGCGCTCGAAATGGCGTTATACGGCGACAATATTCCGCGGGAAGTATACACCAATCTGATCGATACGATCCATGCGCATTTGCCGCTGTTGCACCGATACATGAAGCTGCGCAAGCGGCTGCTGCATGTGGACGAACTGCACATGTTCGACTTGTTCGCTCCGCTCGTGACCGAATACAAACCGAAAATTACCTTTGACGAGGCAAAAAAGACCGTCCTGGAAGGCCTTAAGCCGTTGGGGCAGGAATACTTGCAAATTCTGCAGGAGGGCTTTAACAACGGCTGGATCGATGTTTACGAAAATCAGGGAAAGCGAAGCGGCGCATACAGTTGGGGCGCATACGGGACGCACCCTTATGTTCTGCTCAACCATAAAGACAACCTGAACAGCATGTTTACGCTGGCGCATGAAATGGGGCATGCGATTCATTCCTATTACTCCGACCATAACCAGACTTACCGCAATGCGCAATATACGATCTTCCTGGCCGAAGTCGCTTCGACGACCAACGAGTCGCTTTTGATGCATTACCTGCTTGGCAAAAGCACGGACGTTAAGGAAAAAATGTATCTGCTCACCTACTATCTCGATCAATTCCGCACTACCGTTTTCAGACAAACGATGTTTGCCGAATTCGAGAAAATCATCCACGAAAAGGCGGAAGCCGGCGAAACGCTTACGCCGCAACTTTTGTCCGACATTTATTACGATTTGAACGTGAAATACCATGGCAAGGAAATGGTTGTCGACAAGGATATCGCGATGGAATGGGCGCGCATTCCCCATTTTTACAACAGTTTTTACGTCTACAAATACGCGACGGGATTTTCGGCGGCAACCAGCTTCGCCAATCAGATTCTGGAAGACGGAAAGCCCGCTGTAGACCGTTATATCGGTTTCTTAAAGAGCGGAGGCAGCGATTACTCCATCCATATTCTGAAACGGGCGGGAGTCGATATGTCCTCTCCGGAACCGATCCGGCAGGCCATGCAAGTGTTTGCGAAACTGCTTGACCAGTTGGAACAGTTGGCTAAAAGTTGA
- a CDS encoding Crp/Fnr family transcriptional regulator — protein MNDCHACETQPYRACVDKVPFFRNLSVEEKQHIAEAVIHKKFYRGEFLFSQGDILGSLLIVHTGSVKIFRLSATGKEQIIRILGPGDFTGEYALFGANPSTNGAEALQATEVCMIRGADMKRLILRYPNIAIKLLEEYAAISAESESHIEQLSLFNVEQRLASLILRLGKHSCDDKVCEITLPASKSNLASFLGMTRETISRKLSLFQEQGWIELVNGRKIRILDVDSLQKVVNSEPEAV, from the coding sequence ATGAACGATTGCCATGCATGCGAGACGCAACCGTACCGCGCTTGTGTCGACAAAGTCCCTTTTTTTCGCAATTTGAGCGTGGAAGAAAAACAGCATATTGCCGAAGCTGTCATCCACAAAAAATTTTATCGGGGCGAATTTCTGTTTTCCCAGGGCGATATCCTCGGCAGTTTGCTGATCGTCCACACCGGCAGCGTGAAAATATTCAGGCTGTCGGCAACCGGCAAGGAACAAATCATCCGCATCCTGGGACCGGGCGATTTCACCGGCGAGTACGCCCTGTTCGGGGCCAATCCTTCGACGAACGGGGCCGAGGCCCTGCAGGCGACGGAAGTTTGCATGATCCGCGGCGCGGACATGAAGCGGCTGATTTTGCGCTATCCCAATATCGCCATCAAGCTGCTGGAGGAATATGCGGCCATCTCCGCGGAGAGCGAAAGCCATATCGAGCAATTGAGCCTGTTCAATGTGGAGCAGCGGCTGGCGTCGTTAATACTGCGGTTGGGCAAGCACAGTTGCGACGACAAGGTATGCGAAATTACGCTGCCCGCCAGCAAATCGAATCTGGCCTCTTTCCTGGGCATGACGCGGGAAACAATCAGCCGCAAGCTTTCGCTCTTTCAGGAACAAGGGTGGATCGAACTGGTAAACGGAAGAAAGATTCGCATTCTCGATGTCGACAGCTTGCAGAAAGTGGTCAACTCCGAACCGGAAGCGGTATAA
- a CDS encoding putative glycoside hydrolase yields the protein MEILLASLMLLWANVSTAHPGVTMEQIVQAAVVSVQQPAENLPPPDATPGQKPANGTDSGKQEYVKIDPQKDAPVVKGIYSTANSAGSARFAKLVKLIDDTDLNAMVIDVKDDYGYITYNTDDPKLLKYGNTQNIIPDIDKTIKTLQDHQIYPIARIVVFKDTVLAKKRHDLSYLNPDGSLWNNGKAVNPDSFVNPYMKEVWDYNIEVAKDAAKHGFKEIQFDYVRFPEGFEKRADKLTYTRDGRKRIEVIAAFVKYAREQLNPLGVRVSVDIFGYAASVPAAEGIGQDFNAIAQYVDVICPMIYPSHYSTGWFGSKVPDAHPYTTINGAMVDTHKKLAEIGDLKPVIRPWIQDFTATWVPGHIQYGKKEIEEQIRALADNNVHEFLLWDSHNTYTEGVDYSK from the coding sequence TTGGAAATCCTGCTCGCTTCATTAATGCTGCTTTGGGCAAACGTGTCGACGGCGCATCCCGGCGTGACGATGGAACAAATTGTCCAGGCGGCGGTCGTTTCCGTGCAGCAACCCGCGGAAAACTTGCCGCCTCCGGATGCAACGCCCGGGCAAAAACCGGCGAATGGCACAGACTCCGGCAAGCAAGAATACGTCAAAATCGATCCGCAAAAAGATGCGCCGGTTGTCAAAGGCATCTACTCCACCGCCAACAGCGCGGGCTCCGCGCGGTTTGCCAAACTCGTCAAATTGATCGACGATACGGATTTGAACGCGATGGTCATCGACGTGAAGGATGATTATGGCTACATAACCTACAATACGGACGATCCCAAGCTGCTGAAATACGGCAACACGCAAAACATTATACCCGATATCGACAAAACGATCAAAACGCTGCAGGATCACCAAATATACCCGATCGCCCGCATCGTCGTCTTCAAGGATACCGTATTGGCCAAAAAAAGGCACGATCTTTCCTATCTGAATCCGGACGGAAGTTTGTGGAACAACGGCAAGGCGGTAAACCCGGACAGTTTTGTCAACCCGTACATGAAAGAAGTGTGGGACTATAATATTGAGGTGGCGAAGGACGCCGCGAAGCACGGCTTCAAGGAAATCCAGTTCGATTACGTGCGCTTTCCCGAAGGATTTGAGAAAAGGGCCGACAAGCTGACATACACCCGCGACGGGCGCAAACGCATTGAGGTAATCGCCGCGTTCGTCAAATATGCGCGCGAACAATTGAATCCGCTAGGCGTGAGGGTATCGGTCGATATTTTCGGTTATGCCGCTTCGGTTCCCGCGGCGGAAGGCATCGGGCAGGATTTCAACGCAATCGCCCAATATGTGGATGTGATTTGTCCGATGATCTACCCAAGCCACTATTCCACCGGCTGGTTCGGCTCCAAGGTCCCGGATGCGCACCCGTATACGACCATTAACGGCGCCATGGTCGACACGCATAAAAAGCTTGCGGAAATCGGCGATTTAAAACCGGTTATCCGCCCCTGGATTCAGGACTTTACCGCCACGTGGGTGCCCGGCCATATCCAATACGGAAAAAAGGAAATCGAAGAGCAAATCCGCGCTTTGGCAGACAACAATGTGCATGAATTTCTGCTTTGGGACTCGCACAATACGTATACCGAGGGCGTCGACTACAGCAAATAA